A genomic segment from Callithrix jacchus isolate 240 chromosome 8, calJac240_pri, whole genome shotgun sequence encodes:
- the DISP2 gene encoding protein dispatched homolog 2 isoform X2 has product MDGDSSSSSGGSSPAPGPGPEGEQRPEGESLAPDGGSPDSTQTKAVAPEASPERSCSLHSCPQEEPSSSSGPPTTTSTLQPVHPSSPSAPAHFPYPRALQEYPGGSSLPGLGDRAALCSHGSSLSPSPAPSQRDGAWKPPAVQHHVVSVRQERAFQMPKSYSQLIAEWPVAVLLLCLAVIFLCTLAGLLGARLPDFSKPLLGFEPRDTDIGNKLVVWRALQALTGPRKLLFLSPDLELNSSSSHNTLRSAPRGSAQESVVRPRRMVEPLEDRRQENFFCGPPEKSYAKLVFMSTSSGSLWNLHAIHSMCRMEQDQIRSHTSFGALCQRTAANQCCPSWSLGNYLAVLSNRSSCLDTTQADAARTLALLRTCALYYHSGALVPSCLGPGQNKSPRCAQVPTKCSQTSAIYQLLHFLLDRDFLSPQTTDYQVPSLKYSLLFLPTPKGASLMDIYLDRLATPWGLADNYTSVTGMDLGLKQELLRHFLVQDTVYPLLALAAIFFGIALYLRSLFLTLMVLLGVLGSLLVAFFLYQVAFRMAYFPFVNLAALLLLSSVSANHTLIFFDLWRLSKSQLPSGGLAQRVARTMHHFGYLLLVSGLTTSAAFYASYLSRLPAVRCLALFMGTAVLVHLALTLVWLPASAVLHERYLVRGCARRARGRWEGSAPRRMLLALHRRLRGVRRAATGTSRLLFQRLLPCGVIKFRYIWICWFAALAAGGAYIAGVSPRLRLPTLPPPGGQVFRPSHPFERFDAEYRQLFLFEQLPQSEGGHLPVVLVWGVLPVDTGDPLDPRSNSSLVRDPAFSASGPEAQRWLLALCHRARNQSFFDTLQEGWPTLCFVETLQRWMESPSCARLGPDVCCGHSDFPWSPQFFLHCLKMMALEQGPDGTHDLGLRFDAHGSLAALVLQFQTNFPNSPDYNETQLFYNEVSHWLAAELSMAPPGLRRGWFTSRLELYSLQHSLSTEPAVVLGLALALAFATLLLGTWNVPLSLFSVAAVAGTVLLTVGLLVLLEWQLNTAEALFLSASVGLSVDFTVNYCISYHLCPHPDRLSRVAFSLRQTSCATAVGAAALFAAGVLMLPATVLVYRKLGIILMMVKCVSCGFASFFFQSLCCFFGPEKNCGQILWPCAHLPWDAGTGDPGGEKAGRPRPGSVGGMPGSCSDHYELQPLARRRSPSFDTSTATSKLSHRPSVLSEDLQLHDGPCCSRPPPAPASPRELLLDHQAVFSQCPALQTSSPYKQAGPSPKTRARQDSQEEAAEPLPASPEAPVHSPKAKAAEPPDGFCSSASTLEGLSVSDETCLSTSEPSARVPDSVGVSPDDLDDTGQPVLERGQLNGKRDTLWLALRETVYDPSLPASHQSSLSWKGRGGPGDGSPVVLPNSQPDLPDVWLRRPSTHTSGYSS; this is encoded by the exons CACCCAGACCAAGGCTGTGGCCCCTGAGGCAAGCCCAGAGAGAAGCTGCTCCCTCCACAGCTGCCCCCAGGAGGAACCTTCCAGCTCTTCGGGACCCCCAACAACAACTTCCACCCTCCAGCCTGTGCATCCATCCAGCCCCTCAGCCCCTGCCCACTTCCCCTATCCCCGGGCACTGCAGGAATACCCGGGGGGCAGTTCCCTGCCAGGACTTGGGGATCGGGCAGCTCTCTGCTCCCATGGCTCCAGCCTcagcccttccccagccccctcACAGCGTGATGGGGCCTGGAAGCCACCCGCTGTGCAGCACCACGTGGTCAGCGTCAG GCAGGAACGTGCCTTCCAGATGCCAAAGAG cTATTCCCAGCTGATTGCTGAGTGGCCAGTGGCCGTGCTGCTGCTATGTCTGGCTGTCATCTTCCTCTGCACCCTGGCTGGACTGTTGGGAGCCCGGCTGCCCGACTTCTCCAAGCCTTTACTG GGCTTTGAGCCACGGGACACGGACATTGGGAACAAGTTAGTGGTCTGGAGAGCACTGCAAGCCCTCACAGGCCCCAGGAAGCTGCTTTTCCTTTCCCCAGACCTTGAGCTGAACAG CTCAAGCTCCCACAACACTCTGAGATCTGCACCCAGGGGCAGTGCCCAGGAGAGCGTTGTCCGGCCTCGGAGGATGGTGGAGCCCCTGGAGGACAGAAGGCAAGAGAACTTCTTCTGTGGCCCCCCTG AGAAGAGCTACGCAAAGCTGGTGTTCATGTCCACCTCCTCGGGCAGCCTATGGAACCTGCATGCCATCCATTCCATGTGTCGCATGGAACAGGACCAG ATCCGCTCACATACCAGCTTTGGGGCTCTGTGCCAGCGGACAGCAGCCAACCAGTGCTGTCCCAGCTGGTCCTTGGGCAACTATCTGGCTGTGCTCTCCAACCGCTCCTCCTGCCTGGACACTACCCAAGCTGACGCAGCCCGCACACTGGCCCTGCTTCGGACCTGTGCCCTCTACTACCACAGTGGTGCCCTGGTACCCTCTTGTCTGGGACCCGGGCAGAACAAGTCCCCACGCTGTGCCCAGGTTCCCACCAAGTGCTCCCAGACTAGTGCCATCTACCAACTCCTGCACTTTCTGCTTGACAGGGACTTTCTGAGTCCCCAGACCACTGACTACCAGGTGCCCTCCCTCAAGTACAGCCTGCTCTTCCTGCCCACCCCAAAGGGTGCTTCCCTGATGGACATCTACCTGGACCGGCTGGCCACCCCCTGGGGGCTCGCTGACAACTACACCTCTGTCACCGGCATGGACCTGGGCCTCAAGCAGGAGCTGCTGAGGCACTTCCTGGTCCAGGACACGGTGTACCCCTTGCTGGCTCTGGCTGCCATCTTCTTTGGCATTGCCCTGTACCTGCGTTCACTCTTCCTCACGCTCATGGTGCTGCTGGGGGTGCTGGGCTCACTACTGGTGGCCTTCTTCCTTTACCAGGTGGCCTTCCGCATGGCCTACTTCCCCTTCGTCAATCTGGCAGCCCTCCTCCTGCTCAGCAGTGTCTCTGCCAACCACACACTCATTTTCTTCGACCTGTGGCGCCTCAGCAAGAGCCAGCTGCCGTCCGGGGGGCTGGCGCAGCGCGTGGCCCGCACCATGCATCACTTCGGCTACCTGCTGCTGGTCTCTGGCCTCACCACGAGCGCAGCCTTCTATGCCAGCTACCTGAGCCGCCTGCCGGCCGTGCGCTGCCTCGCCCTCTTCATGGGCACCGCTGTGCTGGTGCACCTGGCCCTCACGCTGGTCTGGCTGCCCGCCTCCGCCGTGCTCCACGAGCGCTACCTGGTTCGCGGCTGTGCGCGCCGGGCGCGGGGCAGATGGGAGGGCAGCGCGCCCCGACGGATGCTCCTGGCGCTGCACCGGCGGCTCCGCGGAGTGCGGAGAGCGGCGACCGGCACCTCGCGCCTGCTCTTCCAGCGCCTCCTGCCCTGCGGCGTAATCAAGTTCCGCTACATCTGGATCTGCTGGTTCGCGGCGCTGGCGGCAGGGGGCGCCTACATCGCAGGCGTCAGCCCCCGTCTGCGGCTGCCCACGCTGCCACCGCCGGGCGGCCAGGTCTTCCGGCCCAGCCACCCCTTCGAGCGCTTCGACGCTGAGTACCGCCAGCTATTCCTGTTCGAGCAGCTGCCGCAGAGCGAGGGCGGCCACTTGCCCGTAGTTTTGGTGTGGGGCGTCCTGCCCGTGGACACCGGCGATCCTCTGGACCCTCGTAGCAACAGCAGCCTGGTGAGGGACCCTGCCTTCTCGGCCAGCGGCCCCGAGGCCCAGCGCTGGCTGCTAGCACTCTGCCACCGGGCCAGGAATCAGAGCTTCTTCGACACCCTGCAGGAGGGCTGGCCCACACTGTGCTTCGTGGAGACCCTCCAGCGCTGGATGGAGAGCCCCAGCTGTGCCCGCCTGGGGCCTGACGTCTGCTGCGGCCACTCAGACTTCCCCTGGTCCCCCCAGTTTTTCCTGCACTGCCTGAAGATGATGGCTCTGGAGCAAGGCCCCGATGGCACCCACGACCTGGGACTTCGCTTTGATGCCCATGGCAGCCTGGCCGCCCTGGTCCTGCAATTCCAGACCAACTTCCCTAATAGTCCGGACTACAATGAGACCCAACTCTTCTACAATGAGGTCAGCCACTGGCTAGCAGCAGAGCTGAGCATGGCACCTCCAGGTCTCCGCCGTGGTTGGTTCACCAGCCGTCTAGAGCTGTACAGCCTGCAGCACAGCCTGAGCACTGAGCCTGCTGTGGTGCTGGGCCTGGCTTTGGCGCTGGCCTTTGCCACACTGCTGCTGGGCACCTGGAATGTTCCACTCAGCCTATTCTCCGTGGCAGCTGTGGCAGGCACCGTGCTCCTCACTGTAGGACTCCTGGTTCTACTCGAGTGGCAGCTCAACACTGCTGAGGCgctttttctctctgcctcagtgggTCTCTCGGTGGACTTCACTGTCAACTACTGCATCTCCTATCATCTGTGCCCACACCCTGACCGCCTGAGCCGTGTGGCCTTCTCTCTGCGCCAGACCAGCTGCGCCACAGCAGTGGGGGCTGCAGCCCTTTTTGCAGCAGGTGTGCTCATGCTGCCCGCCACGGTGCTGGTCTATCGCAAGCTGGGCATCATCCTCATGATGGTCAAATGTGTCAGTTGTGGCTTTGCCAGCTTCTTCTTCCAATCTCTCTGCTGTTTCTTCGGGCCAGAGAAGAACTGTGGGCAGATCCTCTGGCCCTGTGCCCACCTGCCATGGGATGCTGGTACTGGAGACCCTGGTGGGGAGAAGGCAGGTCGTCCACGACCAGGGTCAGTGGGAGGGATGCCTGGGTCCTGCTCAGACCACTATGAGCTACAGCCTTTGGCACGGCGTCGGAGCCCCAGCTTTGACACCAGCACAGCCACGAGCAAGCTGTCCCACCGGCCCTCAGTACTCTCTGAAGACCTGCAGCTCCATGATGGCCCCTGTTGCTCCCGGCCCCCaccagcccctgcctccccaagggagctgctgctggaccaccAGGCAGTCTTTAGCCAGTGCCCTGCCCTGCAGACCTCCTCCCCCTATAAGCAGGCTGGCCCCAGCCCCAAAACCCGGGCCAGGCAGGACTCCCAAGAGGAGGCGGCTGAGCCCCTGCCAGCCTCACCAGAAGCCCCAGTCCATTCCCCCAAGGCCAAGGCTGCAGAACCTCCTGATGGCTTCTGTTCCTCAGCAAGCACCCTGGAGGGGCTCAGCGTCTCTGATGAGACCTGCCTAAGCACCTCTGAGCCCAGTGCCCGTGTACCAGATTCTGTGGGTGTGTCTCCAGATGACCTGGATGACACTGGGCAGCCAGTCCTTGAGCGGGGCCAGCTGAATGGGAAGCGGGACACCCTGTGGCTGGCACTGAGGGAGACAGTGTATGATCCATCATTGCCTGCCTCCCACCAGAGCAGCTTGTCCTGGAAGGGCCGAGGGGGGCCAGGGGATGGCAGCCCTGTGGTACTGCCCAATAGCCAGCCAGACCTGCCAGATGTTTGGTTGCGCAGGCCCAGCACCCACACTTCAGGCTACAGCAGCTGA
- the DISP2 gene encoding protein dispatched homolog 2 isoform X3, translated as MPKSYSQLIAEWPVAVLLLCLAVIFLCTLAGLLGARLPDFSKPLLGFEPRDTDIGNKLVVWRALQALTGPRKLLFLSPDLELNSSSSHNTLRSAPRGSAQESVVRPRRMVEPLEDRRQENFFCGPPEKSYAKLVFMSTSSGSLWNLHAIHSMCRMEQDQIRSHTSFGALCQRTAANQCCPSWSLGNYLAVLSNRSSCLDTTQADAARTLALLRTCALYYHSGALVPSCLGPGQNKSPRCAQVPTKCSQTSAIYQLLHFLLDRDFLSPQTTDYQVPSLKYSLLFLPTPKGASLMDIYLDRLATPWGLADNYTSVTGMDLGLKQELLRHFLVQDTVYPLLALAAIFFGIALYLRSLFLTLMVLLGVLGSLLVAFFLYQVAFRMAYFPFVNLAALLLLSSVSANHTLIFFDLWRLSKSQLPSGGLAQRVARTMHHFGYLLLVSGLTTSAAFYASYLSRLPAVRCLALFMGTAVLVHLALTLVWLPASAVLHERYLVRGCARRARGRWEGSAPRRMLLALHRRLRGVRRAATGTSRLLFQRLLPCGVIKFRYIWICWFAALAAGGAYIAGVSPRLRLPTLPPPGGQVFRPSHPFERFDAEYRQLFLFEQLPQSEGGHLPVVLVWGVLPVDTGDPLDPRSNSSLVRDPAFSASGPEAQRWLLALCHRARNQSFFDTLQEGWPTLCFVETLQRWMESPSCARLGPDVCCGHSDFPWSPQFFLHCLKMMALEQGPDGTHDLGLRFDAHGSLAALVLQFQTNFPNSPDYNETQLFYNEVSHWLAAELSMAPPGLRRGWFTSRLELYSLQHSLSTEPAVVLGLALALAFATLLLGTWNVPLSLFSVAAVAGTVLLTVGLLVLLEWQLNTAEALFLSASVGLSVDFTVNYCISYHLCPHPDRLSRVAFSLRQTSCATAVGAAALFAAGVLMLPATVLVYRKLGIILMMVKCVSCGFASFFFQSLCCFFGPEKNCGQILWPCAHLPWDAGTGDPGGEKAGRPRPGSVGGMPGSCSDHYELQPLARRRSPSFDTSTATSKLSHRPSVLSEDLQLHDGPCCSRPPPAPASPRELLLDHQAVFSQCPALQTSSPYKQAGPSPKTRARQDSQEEAAEPLPASPEAPVHSPKAKAAEPPDGFCSSASTLEGLSVSDETCLSTSEPSARVPDSVGVSPDDLDDTGQPVLERGQLNGKRDTLWLALRETVYDPSLPASHQSSLSWKGRGGPGDGSPVVLPNSQPDLPDVWLRRPSTHTSGYSS; from the exons ATGCCAAAGAG cTATTCCCAGCTGATTGCTGAGTGGCCAGTGGCCGTGCTGCTGCTATGTCTGGCTGTCATCTTCCTCTGCACCCTGGCTGGACTGTTGGGAGCCCGGCTGCCCGACTTCTCCAAGCCTTTACTG GGCTTTGAGCCACGGGACACGGACATTGGGAACAAGTTAGTGGTCTGGAGAGCACTGCAAGCCCTCACAGGCCCCAGGAAGCTGCTTTTCCTTTCCCCAGACCTTGAGCTGAACAG CTCAAGCTCCCACAACACTCTGAGATCTGCACCCAGGGGCAGTGCCCAGGAGAGCGTTGTCCGGCCTCGGAGGATGGTGGAGCCCCTGGAGGACAGAAGGCAAGAGAACTTCTTCTGTGGCCCCCCTG AGAAGAGCTACGCAAAGCTGGTGTTCATGTCCACCTCCTCGGGCAGCCTATGGAACCTGCATGCCATCCATTCCATGTGTCGCATGGAACAGGACCAG ATCCGCTCACATACCAGCTTTGGGGCTCTGTGCCAGCGGACAGCAGCCAACCAGTGCTGTCCCAGCTGGTCCTTGGGCAACTATCTGGCTGTGCTCTCCAACCGCTCCTCCTGCCTGGACACTACCCAAGCTGACGCAGCCCGCACACTGGCCCTGCTTCGGACCTGTGCCCTCTACTACCACAGTGGTGCCCTGGTACCCTCTTGTCTGGGACCCGGGCAGAACAAGTCCCCACGCTGTGCCCAGGTTCCCACCAAGTGCTCCCAGACTAGTGCCATCTACCAACTCCTGCACTTTCTGCTTGACAGGGACTTTCTGAGTCCCCAGACCACTGACTACCAGGTGCCCTCCCTCAAGTACAGCCTGCTCTTCCTGCCCACCCCAAAGGGTGCTTCCCTGATGGACATCTACCTGGACCGGCTGGCCACCCCCTGGGGGCTCGCTGACAACTACACCTCTGTCACCGGCATGGACCTGGGCCTCAAGCAGGAGCTGCTGAGGCACTTCCTGGTCCAGGACACGGTGTACCCCTTGCTGGCTCTGGCTGCCATCTTCTTTGGCATTGCCCTGTACCTGCGTTCACTCTTCCTCACGCTCATGGTGCTGCTGGGGGTGCTGGGCTCACTACTGGTGGCCTTCTTCCTTTACCAGGTGGCCTTCCGCATGGCCTACTTCCCCTTCGTCAATCTGGCAGCCCTCCTCCTGCTCAGCAGTGTCTCTGCCAACCACACACTCATTTTCTTCGACCTGTGGCGCCTCAGCAAGAGCCAGCTGCCGTCCGGGGGGCTGGCGCAGCGCGTGGCCCGCACCATGCATCACTTCGGCTACCTGCTGCTGGTCTCTGGCCTCACCACGAGCGCAGCCTTCTATGCCAGCTACCTGAGCCGCCTGCCGGCCGTGCGCTGCCTCGCCCTCTTCATGGGCACCGCTGTGCTGGTGCACCTGGCCCTCACGCTGGTCTGGCTGCCCGCCTCCGCCGTGCTCCACGAGCGCTACCTGGTTCGCGGCTGTGCGCGCCGGGCGCGGGGCAGATGGGAGGGCAGCGCGCCCCGACGGATGCTCCTGGCGCTGCACCGGCGGCTCCGCGGAGTGCGGAGAGCGGCGACCGGCACCTCGCGCCTGCTCTTCCAGCGCCTCCTGCCCTGCGGCGTAATCAAGTTCCGCTACATCTGGATCTGCTGGTTCGCGGCGCTGGCGGCAGGGGGCGCCTACATCGCAGGCGTCAGCCCCCGTCTGCGGCTGCCCACGCTGCCACCGCCGGGCGGCCAGGTCTTCCGGCCCAGCCACCCCTTCGAGCGCTTCGACGCTGAGTACCGCCAGCTATTCCTGTTCGAGCAGCTGCCGCAGAGCGAGGGCGGCCACTTGCCCGTAGTTTTGGTGTGGGGCGTCCTGCCCGTGGACACCGGCGATCCTCTGGACCCTCGTAGCAACAGCAGCCTGGTGAGGGACCCTGCCTTCTCGGCCAGCGGCCCCGAGGCCCAGCGCTGGCTGCTAGCACTCTGCCACCGGGCCAGGAATCAGAGCTTCTTCGACACCCTGCAGGAGGGCTGGCCCACACTGTGCTTCGTGGAGACCCTCCAGCGCTGGATGGAGAGCCCCAGCTGTGCCCGCCTGGGGCCTGACGTCTGCTGCGGCCACTCAGACTTCCCCTGGTCCCCCCAGTTTTTCCTGCACTGCCTGAAGATGATGGCTCTGGAGCAAGGCCCCGATGGCACCCACGACCTGGGACTTCGCTTTGATGCCCATGGCAGCCTGGCCGCCCTGGTCCTGCAATTCCAGACCAACTTCCCTAATAGTCCGGACTACAATGAGACCCAACTCTTCTACAATGAGGTCAGCCACTGGCTAGCAGCAGAGCTGAGCATGGCACCTCCAGGTCTCCGCCGTGGTTGGTTCACCAGCCGTCTAGAGCTGTACAGCCTGCAGCACAGCCTGAGCACTGAGCCTGCTGTGGTGCTGGGCCTGGCTTTGGCGCTGGCCTTTGCCACACTGCTGCTGGGCACCTGGAATGTTCCACTCAGCCTATTCTCCGTGGCAGCTGTGGCAGGCACCGTGCTCCTCACTGTAGGACTCCTGGTTCTACTCGAGTGGCAGCTCAACACTGCTGAGGCgctttttctctctgcctcagtgggTCTCTCGGTGGACTTCACTGTCAACTACTGCATCTCCTATCATCTGTGCCCACACCCTGACCGCCTGAGCCGTGTGGCCTTCTCTCTGCGCCAGACCAGCTGCGCCACAGCAGTGGGGGCTGCAGCCCTTTTTGCAGCAGGTGTGCTCATGCTGCCCGCCACGGTGCTGGTCTATCGCAAGCTGGGCATCATCCTCATGATGGTCAAATGTGTCAGTTGTGGCTTTGCCAGCTTCTTCTTCCAATCTCTCTGCTGTTTCTTCGGGCCAGAGAAGAACTGTGGGCAGATCCTCTGGCCCTGTGCCCACCTGCCATGGGATGCTGGTACTGGAGACCCTGGTGGGGAGAAGGCAGGTCGTCCACGACCAGGGTCAGTGGGAGGGATGCCTGGGTCCTGCTCAGACCACTATGAGCTACAGCCTTTGGCACGGCGTCGGAGCCCCAGCTTTGACACCAGCACAGCCACGAGCAAGCTGTCCCACCGGCCCTCAGTACTCTCTGAAGACCTGCAGCTCCATGATGGCCCCTGTTGCTCCCGGCCCCCaccagcccctgcctccccaagggagctgctgctggaccaccAGGCAGTCTTTAGCCAGTGCCCTGCCCTGCAGACCTCCTCCCCCTATAAGCAGGCTGGCCCCAGCCCCAAAACCCGGGCCAGGCAGGACTCCCAAGAGGAGGCGGCTGAGCCCCTGCCAGCCTCACCAGAAGCCCCAGTCCATTCCCCCAAGGCCAAGGCTGCAGAACCTCCTGATGGCTTCTGTTCCTCAGCAAGCACCCTGGAGGGGCTCAGCGTCTCTGATGAGACCTGCCTAAGCACCTCTGAGCCCAGTGCCCGTGTACCAGATTCTGTGGGTGTGTCTCCAGATGACCTGGATGACACTGGGCAGCCAGTCCTTGAGCGGGGCCAGCTGAATGGGAAGCGGGACACCCTGTGGCTGGCACTGAGGGAGACAGTGTATGATCCATCATTGCCTGCCTCCCACCAGAGCAGCTTGTCCTGGAAGGGCCGAGGGGGGCCAGGGGATGGCAGCCCTGTGGTACTGCCCAATAGCCAGCCAGACCTGCCAGATGTTTGGTTGCGCAGGCCCAGCACCCACACTTCAGGCTACAGCAGCTGA